CCAAGGGTTAGGAACCCTCAGATCTTCAGCAACTCGGCTTCTTTGGACTCCAGCATCTTGTCAATTTTGCCGGTGTAGTCATCGGTCAGCTTCTGGATGTCTTTTTCCGCCACCTTGACGTCGTCTTCGGTCAGGTCGCCGTCCTTTTGCATCTTCTTGACCGCTTCCATGGCTTCACGGCGGTTGTGGCGGATGGCGATGCGTCCGTCCTCGGAAATCTTCTTCACCACCTTGATCAGGTCACGGCGCCGCTCCTCGGAAAGTTCGGGGATAGGGATGCGGATGATCTTGCCATCGACCTGCGGGGTGACACCGAGGTTGGAAACCTCCAGGGCTTTGCGGATGGGGTCGACGTTCGAACCATCCCAGGGCTGGATGACGATCAGTCGCGGTTCCGGGCAGGTGATGCCGGCCAATTCTCGCATCTGCATGGTGGTGCCGTAACAATCCACGCGGATGGAATCGACCAATTGGGGGGCGGCCTTGCCCGTGCGCACGGCAGAAAAATCGTCCTGGACCTTTTTGACGGTCTTCTCCATGTGTTCTTCGCAATCCATCAGAACTTCATCAGCGGCGGCCATACGTGTCTTCTTTAGGGGTGGGGGGTTCGGCGGAGGGGGGAGTGAAGTTTATTCGGTGACCAGCGTGCCAACGGCTTCTCCGGCGGCCACGCGGCGCAGGTTGCCTTTTTTGAACATGTCGAAGACCACGATGGGCACGTGGTTGTCCATGCAGAGGCTGAAGGCGGTCGAATCCATGACCTTGAGACGACGGGAGAGGGCCTCGGTGTAACTGATCTTGGCGAAGCGCTTGGCCTTGGGGTTTTTCTTCGGGTCGCTGTCGTAGACGCCGTCGACCTTGGTGGCCTTGAGCACGACCTCGGCCCCGATCTCGCTCGCGCGCAAAGCGGCGGTGGTGTCGGTGGAGAAGTAGGGGTTGCCGGTGCCGGCGACGAAGATGACCACGCGGCCTTTTTCCAAGTGGCGGATGGCACGGCGGCGGATGAAGGGCTCGGCCACATTTTTCATCTCGATGGCGGTCTGGACGCGGGTGTAGACGCCATTGCGTTCCAACGCGTCCTGCAGGGCCAGGCCATTGATGACCGTGGCCAGCATGCCCATGTAATCGGCGGTGGTGCGGTCCATGCCGGCGTGGCTGGCGGTCAGGCCGCGCCAGATGTTGCCGCCCCCGATGACCACGGCCACCTGCACGCCCATGGCGTGGATCTCCTTGATCTGGCGGGCGATGTTGTCCGAAACCTTGGCCGCGATA
The genomic region above belongs to Candidatus Methylacidiphilales bacterium and contains:
- the frr gene encoding ribosome recycling factor, whose amino-acid sequence is MAAADEVLMDCEEHMEKTVKKVQDDFSAVRTGKAAPQLVDSIRVDCYGTTMQMRELAGITCPEPRLIVIQPWDGSNVDPIRKALEVSNLGVTPQVDGKIIRIPIPELSEERRRDLIKVVKKISEDGRIAIRHNRREAMEAVKKMQKDGDLTEDDVKVAEKDIQKLTDDYTGKIDKMLESKEAELLKI
- the pyrH gene encoding UMP kinase; its protein translation is MAAAKSKNRYRRILLKLSGEVLADEQDHIAAKVSDNIARQIKEIHAMGVQVAVVIGGGNIWRGLTASHAGMDRTTADYMGMLATVINGLALQDALERNGVYTRVQTAIEMKNVAEPFIRRRAIRHLEKGRVVIFVAGTGNPYFSTDTTAALRASEIGAEVVLKATKVDGVYDSDPKKNPKAKRFAKISYTEALSRRLKVMDSTAFSLCMDNHVPIVVFDMFKKGNLRRVAAGEAVGTLVTE